In Mytilus trossulus isolate FHL-02 chromosome 14, PNRI_Mtr1.1.1.hap1, whole genome shotgun sequence, a genomic segment contains:
- the LOC134697809 gene encoding sushi, von Willebrand factor type A, EGF and pentraxin domain-containing protein 1-like: MSAGCIGPRLTTENSYIVNYKEGKLFQYGVTIQLQCKSGTTLTPKYSYGEITCERSGNWSKQITCIPDCPDPRTAVHAPHAMVRGFTDQSSKAFGVSYEFRCRIFYTMSGDGRIECLAKSTWSQINFECKTCKCPCRKVGKPRYENVTDEVVQKIKGETEKDLAVQKNSTSTYVRKRKSAKDDRPAAKSIGAFGIFVITLIVAAVVASDYFILKRQIIQFFTNLRNIVLRVRG, encoded by the exons aTGTCTGCag GTTGCATTGGTCCAAGGTTAACAACTGAAAACTCGTACATTGTAAACTATAAGGAAGGAAAGCTGTTTCAGTATGGGGTGACAATACAATTACAATGTAAATCTGGAACCACCTTAACCCCAAAGTATAGCTATGGAGAAATAACATGTGAAAGGAGTGGTAATTGGTCAAAACAAATCACGTGCATACCAG acTGTCCAGATCCTAGAACAGCTGTACACGCTCCTCATGCAATGGTTAGAGGTTTCACAGATCAATCTTCAAAAGCCTTTGGTGTATCATATGAATTTAGGTGTAGAATTTTCTACACCATGTCTGGGGATGGTCGTATTGAATGTCTTGCGAAATCTACATGGTCTCAAATTAATTTTGAGTGCAAAA CATGCAAGTGTCCATGTCGGAAAGTTGGAAAACCTCGTTATGAAAATGTTACTGATGAAGTTGTTCAGAAGATTAAAGGTGAAACTGAAAAAGATTTGGCAGTGCAGAAAAATTCGACATCAACATAtgttagaaaaagaaaaagtgcAAAGGATGATCGCCCAGCTGCAAAGTCGATTGGTGCgttcggtatttttgtcatCACACTTATAGTCGCAGCAGTCGTAGCTTCTgactatttcattttaaaaagacaaatcaTACAGTTTTTTACAAATCTAAGAAATATTGTTCTTCGAGTTaggggataa